ttccaacagtttaggaattaagggccaaaaaggggcccaaataagcattatttttggtttttgcaccataactttagtataagtaaatagaaatctatgaaatttaaacacaaggtttatgaccataaaaggaaggttggtttgattttgggagttttggtcctaacagtttaggaataaggggcccaaagggtccaaaattgaactttgtgtgatttcatcaaaaattgaataattggggttctttgatatgccgaatctaactatgtatgtagattcttaatttttggtcccgttttcaaattggtctacattaaggtccaaagggtccaaaataaaacttagtttgattttaacaaaaattgaatccttggggttctttgatatgctgaatttaaaaatgtacttagatttttaattattggcctagttttcaagttggtccaaatgggggtccaaaattaaactttgtttgatttcatctaaaattgaataaatgggttctttgataaagccaaatctaactgtgtatgtagattcttaatttttggtccagttttcaaattggtctacattaaggtccaaagggtccaaaattaaactaagtttgattttacagcttttacattaatgctagcaagacaaatctttgtttggcttgcttgctttgtttgtatcaatgtttgctcaagcatggtaattaagataggcggggcttcagcttgaaTACaccatacttaaattttattggacgttatgtttgaggttaaggacactaaattttaaaacatcacatgacacatattctcacatgtttccttacctgtaaatattcaatacagacaggattctacttcgtcgaaattatctgttcattttcacaatcgtagaaacggaagacaatttttttttcagagatccaacttaaagactgtcgtcaagcacttttagtaaaatagctattcgaacacacctactctgattttgtgatccaTTGGAAAGGTATTTCACTttacccctatatttcatcttttagtactgtgatttttttatgttataaagtcaacctgtagctttgctatataaaatgatagagtctgaagcgagatgatgtatcaaatactcttgttttgtacattttcaagacaaaatattcatctcaaacacaccctaacataaaaaaaagtgcactcgattttctcttttcaatacaattgtttcccattttttagaatattttctGGAGTTGCATAATCGAAGGACAGACATGGAAATAACTGACTGAACTcgatagattgatatgttataaaaacaatattaagtcaattaatgttgaaggccagtttctcagcatcatacaagaaaaaagtgtatttgtcatgtgatgttttaaaattaagtgtccttaacctcagacataacgtccaataaaatctgaagccccgcctatcttaattaccatgcttgagcaatcactgatacaaacaaagcaagcaagccaaacaaagatttgtcttgctagcattaatgtaaaagctgtaacaAAAATtcaattcttgggcttatttgatatgctttatctaaatattatgattatgggcccagttttcaagttggtccaaatcaggattccatatcaagtattgtgcaatagcaagaaattttcaattgcacagtattgcacaatagcaagaaatatctaattgcacaatattgtgcaatagcaattaattttcaattggagttatctttctttgtatagaatagtagttgataatatatgttggaaatttgccagacatgactacaggggttaaaattttttgtaaCAGCTAACTAGCCCAAGACTTGTTGGCAGCAGGATTtcactagccctgttggaagaactgctagtccatcaaaactgacctgctagccctagtatgccgTAAAAATCAAGAGTTTGCTGCCTAATACAAAATGTGTGTCCTTTGTTTTGAAGaagacattatacatgttatacactgtatttcatattttttgttaatcTGCTACTAGTATTTATTCTGTTGGTGCTTAACCTAATTTAGTTGTTCCcacattcaaagcagactttttattTGCGTGCTTGGGGCAATTAACGGCAATTTTTACAGAGCATCGTCTGTTTTTTTCATCACCAACAGCCAACCTTGCCAGAGGAATCATTGTGTCCTAGTTctgccaactttttttacaggtAGTAAATATGGTAAATGCGTGAGTTTTTGGccaaattgtaaagatcaaatacaaaacaatagatcaaaggcAAATGCTTCCAAATTAGCATGAAAATGTGTGAATCTCGCGATAAAGACTTGGCAGGCTTCCTGtcttactttttggaccttttggattatagctcttcatcttttatataagctttggatttcaaataatttggccacgagcatcactgaagagacatgtattgtcgaaatgcgcatctggtgcaacaaaattggtaccgttaattttattactaccactgggtcgatgcctctgctggtggactattagtccccgagggtatcaccagcccagtagccagtacttcgttactggcatgaacatacgaattttttgtgttgttaaaatttgctgttacaaaatattataaattattataaattaaggaatgtatctccctcatgcaaagctctgattcctttcacggatttggctatactttttggaccttttggattatagctcttcatcttttatataagttttggatttcaaatattttggccacgagcatcactgaagagacatgtattgtcgaaatgcgcatctggtgcaacaaaattggtaccgtttattaTTAGACACTATAAAAACATTTCCACTTTTCCCGGTCGTATTTGGCATTTTTTGGGGGGATGAATTGTCAGTCTCATTACCCCCTTTATCTacagtttttcgttttgaaacggATAAAGTTCCTGGGGTTCCCgtattaaaatattaagaaatattttgttgcatggtttcgtgctcaagagctgtgcgacaagacaggtcaataccgatcaatacatcatacccccaaataccgttaattgaaaatctcggcatcagcaatgtacaataccccaggccatggtatgagaaatcaatatttaaagtacTAGAATTGCAATCAACATACGATACCGAGCAGCCAgagttgtttttctatttttaaaatatgtacaacaggacctgtacaaaccagttcaaattcttggaatcccggatgacttaattgaatcggattggctaacatagaatagtgatgaagggattttccactttctatattggaaacgtcaagaattttgtgttactagtccgtcgggcatatcgggTTACACATTTTAACTGCCCGAGGCGTAATtgatctagtcccgggcgtcgggctagtggaatTTTTTACCCCtggactatgatgtcattttctatttttatttgccaataactttatgtaaataacttcattagaaatttgccaatataaaatgttgctgatgaagctttttttccttatcttatctaaaatgtttttagataatgtatgttggaaatttgccagacatgactatgatgtcattttctatttttatttgccaataactttatgtaaataacttcattggaaatttgccaatataaaatgttgctgatgaagttttttttattgttttatacaataaacaatgtatattcacttttactaccaaccaatctttaccattcagtgataacaagcactttattttacattttaatattttatgatgtatttaaaagagtagttattgttgcaaactccattagaaatttgaattgatatcagttttggaaaaagggaaaccgggatgtgaaaaaaaagggggggggggagtaaatttttctcatttcagatttcataaataaaaagaaaatttcttcaaacatttttttgagaggattaatattcaacagcatagtgaattgctcaaaggcaaaaaaaaacttttaagttcattagaccacattcattctgtgtcaactatttaattttagatttaaaaagttgcgccgtatttcaaaaacaatttatgattattgcttgaaactttacacacttctttgttatattaatctaaagatctgtatactttttggtttgattaaaaaaaaaattattttagtgaaatttagttttttgtaaaaaaaaagaacagggtgggggggggggggttcacatgtccggctgtgtctcaaaaacaataaatggttattgcttaaaattttatcagaaactatttataattattgcacaaaacttccacacaagacatcgggcgtatcatgcgcttatGGCGcagttgtttatttttcttatattatttggTATCCACATTGGactatatactagtataaaaaaaacaacaattaacaATTTCAATTACCAGTATCAAGATTAGGCCATTACAATAAATATTACAAACATTTGCTACCCCCTGGTGCTTCTGAAGATAATAATATTACACTCACACACAAATAGTGACATGGGCATTGTATTGGCTGGACCAATAGTCCTTGTACTATGCATCCGGCTAGCCAGACAAATAGCAACTGCCTATATTGTATCATGTATGTATCACCTACATGTATGTCACCTATTGGAGATAAACATTAACTGAAGCAAAACTTGATGGAGATCATGGAGATTGGAGTATTCAATAAGCTGTTCACCTTATAATACATGGACGTTGTTGTTCATCTTTCAGTAACATATACCTTCAATTTAATCTTCAAACTTTTAGCTACCATGTTGTACATTGTTTTCTTGTACTGTATTGATTGTTTATGTtgttataactacatgtatattgtgaTTGACTCCTTATCATTGCCTCCTGAGGGACCTTAATTGGaataaacacatattttattgtatgtttttttaaacaataaaaaagcTGCAGCAAAACACAAGGGTCACTTTTGTCATTCTGTGTCATCATCCCATTGTCTTGTTTTTATACTTTTAGGAGAATCTATTGAAGAAAGAGCAGCAATTGACCAGTGGCTGGAATATAGGTTGAACAACATTGACAGAGCTCACCAGGAAAAAGATACTAATGCATTTATAAAGGTAATTTCTCCATCTATAGAAATGTTTAGAGAATACTTTATCTCTCTAAAGCTCCATCTATAGAAATGTTCAGAGAATACTTTATCTCTCTAAAAATTCTATATAACATACAAAGCAAGAATTAGGTTTCACCAAAAATAAGACACAGTAAACCAAACCAATGCCTCACATAGCTTAATTAATGTCAAACATAAATCTGTTTAAAgcaatataaaacaagaaaacaaaacagaatGTTTGTATACACATACTTTAGATTATTGTCTCTTTTAATGATCTGTAATCTCCTAGCATTCCTGTGATCAATGATCAGCAGTACTCACTCTTTATAGGaggtatatatattacaaaattgccagtGTGGATCTACTGAGGCCATCAATTCACACATTTTGAGTAATTATGGAAATGTATGGGAAAAGTCATCTTTTAACTCCTTGATAGACTGTTGATGCTTAAAAGGAAGCTATGGAACCAAGTGGTAAAGCTAAAATTATTCCTTCAGAAGTTTCACGGACCCCATCCCAATATAAAAATACGGAGATATTGTATGATTACCAAGGAGACATCTATCAAGTTGATGTAGGCAATTATAGGCAACtctatggccttcaacaatgagaaaaagcCATACTGTATAGTTGGATATTAAAGCCTCAACTGAGGAAAGctaatttatgtaaaacattGTGGCAGACAGCAATTGTATACCTGATATTGACATATTGTTTGGGAAAATTCCTTGGTATGAActgccttttttttaaactacatgtattaatcttgataacattttaaagcacAAAGTATGATTCATTTGTTTTGTAGACATATCATCAGAcaagttttgtttgattttttgcaGGATATCAACACATACTTAGAAGATAAAGTGTACTTTGTTGGTCATCAGCTATCACTGGCAGATTTTCTACTTTATTATGGTCTACACAACTTATTTGTAAGTACTGTTAAATGCACAATTGAAGTTGATAtgtacaattttgtacttgtaATATTATCAGGAAATCAAAGCTattctatatgaaaaaatataaataaaagtaccTTTTAACTGAAGTGAAGCTAACCAGTTAAGTGTAGTACTTATGTCACATATGTAATTCTGATGAAGCTCCTATCACAGATAGATTGAAGTCTAGAATACAAAATTGCTTCTAACAGCATCATAAACCAAAGTTTTTCTTATGATGGTTTCTAAGAGGCTTTgcttcaaaattataaaattattttcctATTTATATAAGGGTGAATGAAGTAACAAAAACACCAATATTTCTCTGCAATTTATTCTAATGAAATCAGGATAATAATTATATGTATGATTTTATGATTTCAGAGAGATTTAACCTTTTatgaaaaacagaaatatatGCATTTATCAAGATGGTTTGACAATGTAAGTAGTCTCTCTTTTAGATCTACAAATTGGCAGTAGATAATTTTAAAAGAAGTGTGAAGAAATACTGACTTTCACATCTGATTTTGTCATCTATATTATACAAACTGTAtcttttacaaacaaataaaaacatgcaTCATATTTATTACAATGAACACCATTTTTATGTTGGTAGAATTATGTTGGTAGAAAACATTGTTTTTACTGTGAATCCTatttatataatgaaattatttcttttcCAAGATCAAAAAGGTAAATCTGAACTGTCATTAATCTTCATAGACCATCAAAATTATTTGATTCTTCTCCaggttttaacttttttatagTTTTTACAAAGTTGAtatattgatgaattattttgatcgtgaatatgcatgaaatatttgcaactggacttATAGCAACCAACAATCAGTGTTTTTATCCACAAAAAAGATTAAACAGAACATTAAGCAAACTGATCAGtgtttatcagaaaaattaaccaacaatattataaaaataatcattACTGATAGCTTAAGACTATTATAAACTTTCTACTTATAGGTTCAGCATGCAGAAAATGTCAGACAGACACAGACTTTGATACcatttcagaaaaatatactgtACACTGGATCAGCACATTAACATCATCTTAttcttaataaaatttgttttgttttactcaGTGCTGTTGGTCACTTTATTATCAACACTTCATTGATGCACATGCCAAAAACGAATATTTTAATCTCATAAAcatacatagttacagagaaatTAGTAAACAATTATAATACAATAATAGAGCATGCGTAAACAAGAATGGAAAAAGACAGTTCATTTAATTGTGTATGTTTAACACAATTTAACTAACTAGGAGGTATGACAATTGATAATACATGTTTAATAAATCTTGCTAGTTTTTCTAATACAATAAGATCAGTTGATGAGAATAACTGATTAAATTTTGcagtatttgcattttttttgacATTATTGCGGTTACAATTTTTTCCTTTCTAAACTAAAAAAGTTACAGACTAAAATATAATGGTACTCGTCACCTATTTCATTTGAGTTACATATAATTACATTGCAGGTTCTTTCATCTCTTTGAATTTTAAGCCCGATTCAATTGGCAAAAGATGACAGCCATATCTgaactaacataaaaaaaataatacataagaTATGAGGGTAGTAACGACAAATAATCAATGTTTCAAAACAGAATTCATTCTTAAATATTCACACACTTAGACATGTTTTTACAGTAGAGCAAAGTACCTAATTATTAAAATAGCACCAATGGCCAGACAAACAAAACAAGTCCATGTTGAATTAGGCAGAGCCTATAAATATTGAGTTTTGTGCAAGTAAATTCAGTAAAATCTGGTGTTGTTTGTAGTTGTTATCTCAGTTGGTTCTTAGAAGAGTGAGCATTAGCTCAGAAAAAGCTGTTATTAAGCTATCAAAAGTTCTGTCTGCTTGTAgatgagggtctgaatgggggtccttaatttctgtattcttaagTTACTGAGaccatttattttgtacattatgcCCATATTCTCTATTCAGTAGACACCATCCTTTGTATATGAAGGTTGAAAGGAATTCTATTTGCAACTGTTTTTTCGGAAGAATGGAAGGGGAAATGAGTAAAACATTTGAATAGCCATTATGGATATATTTAATTTCAGACATAATTAAATTTACCTTTTGCTTGGTAGAAACAAAAAGTTAATTTTCTTTCAATTAGTTTGGAATCAATCTAAAACTTGCTTTCAGTATGGTACAGACAGGCAGGGAAAAGTGTGTACCTATTTTTTGTAATTGACATTCAACTTCAATTTTCAACCCAGACCCCTGAAACCTAGTAGAAAGGCACTCAAGTTGGAGTTGTGCACCTGCTGTTATGTAATTGATTgaggacaccccccccccccccattttctgAACTTATAAAGATCAAATAATGTATTGATCAATTATTCTAGCACCCGAGCAGTTGTCAGGCAAAATTGGAACTATCCTTTGTTAATGTGATATGAAGATactaaaattgtgaatggaaatggggaatgtgtcaaagagacaacaacccgaccatagaaaaacacaacagcagaaggtcactaacaggtcttcaatgtagcgagacattcccgcacccggaggcgtccttcagctggcccctaaaaaaatatatactagttcagtgataatgaacgccatactaatttccgaattgtacacaagaaactaaaattaaaaaatatacaagactactCAGTTTTGTACTAGACTTGATCTACAAATAATGAAACAAGTAAGATTGTAATTAAAGCAAAACTATGTAACATGGCGTATTTTTGCAAGCTGAGCGATTCTGTAGcctttttcacaaaaaatcttaagtgtaaaattaatTTTACGATATAAATATTTAGTTGAATTGTTAAGGAATATTTTAGACTTACGATAAATTTTACACAAGGGCTACTGGCTCTTAAGATACTCTagttattttttgttctttagtGTACCTTATGTCAGTCCTCGGGTTGCATAGGTTAAAAGGTTGAGAATTGAgatctaacttttttttaatcataacacTTAAATATCATAGTCGGAACTTTGTCAAAGATTGTCTTAAGTCAAATCTCAAAAGTTTTTGATATTTgaagtttataaatttattcatACCTTTTGTATACCAGTGAAGCGCTTGGCATATTTTGTTTggacctgtctattgttgaagactaaaTTGTTCTCTAGATGTATTTTGTTGTGATGTTGCTGTCCCCGTGACATATGGAAACACTGATTCTTCTTTTATTCCCGCTTAATGGCTTAATATCATTTTGGAACCACCCACTAAGAATACAGATTTAACCCGTTGGAACAAATGGATGTTTACTGTATAAATTCATTCATGCCCCTAAAAAATAACGTTTTTGTAGAACCTCATTCCGAAAAGTGGCAAGTTTGTGCAACTCGCAGGTCATGTATTGATAAATACATTCCAGTCAGGCAAGACGGATTCAGAGAAAATTAATTGTATTCAACACAATTTGAAACACGTCAACAAAAATTCACTCGCTCCGCTCGGTCAAATAATTGTGATTGCACTCGGCCCTCTATCAGTCAATCCTCATATCCTAGACTCGCGGCTGAACTGTGACTTTTGGGCTATATATATGCCAAAGTCAAATTTTGCTATATACAATGCTCTGAGATACAATGATAGTCACTGCAGTACTAGTAGATcgaaaatgtatacaaaaaataatctaaaaaaccTGAGACTGGTATTACTTTTCTATTCTCAAGTACACTGAAtagtcaatattaaaaaaaaatattatgggtATGATTTTTAACGCGACCCACCAGATTTCATATGTGATGATGTTATCCCCATTTTCATACCGTATAGTATATATTTAAATTAGAATCAGAAAATTCAAAAAACATCAGACTGCAGTACATCAGGACGTATTTAATACAGAACTCAAAATTTTTAAGACATGTCATAAAACGTCAATTTTTCTTTTCGAAGTTGACCGGGTTTTATGATTAATGTTTTAGTGAGACCATTAATTATTGCTCTGATGTAAAAATGTGTGTCACATTTAAAAACTACGGATTTTCGTGCAATTTACAATGCACGTCTGTAGAATAAGAAGGAATATAGTTTGTTACATTGTTCTTCTGCTATTGTTATTTTGCTGCGTGTTTATTTTACTAAGAAGATCAAAAAGGGAGGTAActcattgtttttattataattttgttacAGAGAATTATTGATCCGAAATTGTgctaaaatcaatatttctgatTCTGTTTAAATTCTTTTCAATTCATTTATATTCATTGTTTTAGAATTCCAATTGACCCAATTAGACTTCACCTTTTGCATGAAATTGATTCAAAGCTGTTCGGCTATTTTTAAAATCTGAATGCGGAAATGCTatttaaagttattaaaaacGGCGCGAAAATATAATTGCTTTAATTTTAACTGTATAACGATTACAGAGCCTGAGCGAGATTTAAACTGTAAAGGCTAAAGCTCGactttacttttttaagataaatTGTTGTCTTTTGAAAGTAGCCACCAACAATGATCCATACTCTCTTGTTTCCAGCTTTTGCCGACAAGTTTACAATAGATGTCCAGTAAGATCAGTAAGATAATAAACCTGGAAATAGTATGATTTATATAATAACACTTCCGAGgcttttttattgacaacaggagTTATTATTAACTTAATAGATATCACAATTTTGTGACTTTAGATAGCCTTAATAAATAAGAATCTTGATTATTATTTACTAGGAAAGTTTCCCGGACAAGAAAAATATTGTTATCGAAAATGAAAAATGTCTGCTACCATCTAAAGCAGAATTACACAATCTACCTCACTCCAAGCTAGCATCATTATACCACGAGTAAGTACTAAATCTAGAAATCACAACTTCGGTTATGAAAAATGTGGAACATTTTAGGCTAACTTTGTTAAAACTTCCAAATTCATTTGGTTAGATCGTTAATCAGAATTATAGAGCATAGTAACTAAATGTCCCAAACCTATTAAAATATTTCTGTTACTCTTGAACAAAATATACTATCCTGttattataattttagttttataCTTTTAAACAGCAAATTATTAGACACCATGAGTGCTTGGATTTTATCTTAATGTTTTTCTACCtaaggaatatattaccttagatGTTTTTGACAAAACTATCAGGaaattttagtcctcaatgctctttaacttcgtactttatttaacctttttattttgtttattcgaGCGTTActtgtgagtcttttgtagacgaaacacgtgtcTTGCGCAAATACAATGTagaaaatttcaatcctggtatctatgatgagtttattttcagtcCTTTTTGGGAAAATTAACCAAAACCAAACTTCTTAAACCTCATGACATATTCACAAATAATGTACAGCATTTCAATATGAATCATCTCCAAAATCAgattcaatcaataaaaaaaatgtaagtgtAATGTACATGCTACAGATAATACAGATAAAACAAACCAGAAAAggtatatttgaaattttgacatcTTAATTCAAACGGTGATGTTGTTTAAACAGCTGGTACATaactattattattttgaaattcttaAAAAGTTGCCAATATATTCTTGGTAGGTCTTAGATTTGTGGTTCTCGGTATTTCAAAACATTGATTTTAAATCAATAGAATTGAATACTTTTACATAACATACGTTGCTTTCGAGTTATTATAAAAGTATAACCCTTCATGGTGTTGATATTCATATTTTAGCATTGCACATGGTCATGCTTTTTACCCTGTATACACAACTTGTCTCGCTCCTTTGGAAGTTAAGTAACTCTTATGTGTTACATTGATTTGTTTCTATCAAATTGATTAATAAATTTTCAACATCGTTAAACTACTGTCGTATTAATTTGTTACAAATATTATTGTGTCTTTACCTTTCATCTGCAGATATAAATCTACCGATTTTGGCGAGTTCGaaatcccttttttttttttagataactaGTTCTTTGATTTACCTTCACCTGGTGAACTATACTGTTATAGGGCTGAACGTTCCATTCGTAAAGAAGccatgactaatattttttcaaatgctCAAATCTAAATGTTGTTTATCTACATCACTAGCTATAAAACTCACTTAAGATACCACACTCATTATTTTGCAAgctagacgcacgtttcgtcctCAAAATACTCATCAATAAAGTGTGTTCCTGATGAAGTTTATCAGCAATATTGTCTTGAACACTGTAGAGGTAATAGGTatttaagtgccagtctgcctaagaatcaggcagtggtgaaaacatgacaaaaaaaaccccacccaatttgacattgattttagttcataatatgtagttatgcacaaaaataacattcatttccgTTTTCTGTTCTGTTTATAGAggataaaatttggttgaaatgcactagaaattaacaaataaggggagataactctgtaatttgctatcattctaaccaattttctaaccaagttatttgatattaccagacacacacaaacaaaagactaataactcaggatgatggttagtattaaatagcatgattagctcggtgggttttttctGACCATGTTTTgattttacctaaattgcctgatttTTACAGACTGGCACTTGAAGATTGTAAGCACATTTCATGGACTTTCATTAATGTACTAGTATTTGAAGAATAAATGCTGAACTTGTTATCTGTAGATACGTTTCAAGTTTACAGTTCAGATGTGACAATATCATACGACTAGGAGAGGAAGCCGATGGTGGTTGGGATATCTGTGATGATACTCCATACAGGCCAAGTACCAAGTGTCTTGTGTATTCCTTTGGGTAAgtaaatttttttcatttataataggTGTTGGTTGGACATATGTAATTATTCCCCAAACATATCAAGTACTCAGTGTCTTTTGTGTTCCTTTGGTCAATGTCATGTTTTTTTGGGGGATGTTGATTCAGAAATCTGTGTAAATACAAAAACAACCAAGTGCTCAGTGTCTTGTATATTCCTTTAATTTTTGTTAGTTCAGGATTTGGCACTCAGTACCTTGTGTATTCCTTTGACTTAGTTCAGGATTCTTTTGAGATGCCGATTTGGATATCTGCGATTATACTCCAATGGGATTTGGCACTCAGTGCCTTTTGTATTCCTTTGGCGTAGTTCAGGATTCTTTTGAGATGCCGATTTGGATATCTGCGATTATACTCCAATGGGATTTGGCACTCAGTGCCTTTTGTATTCCTTTGACTTAGTTCAGGATTCTTTTGAGATGCCGATTTGGATATCTGCGATTATACTCCAATGGGATTTGGCACTGAGTGCCTTGTGTATTCCCTTGGCTTAGTTCAGTATTCCTTTGAGATATCGATTTGGATATCTGCAATGATACTCCTAAGGGATTTGGCACTGAGTGCCTTGTGTATTCCGTTGGCTTAATCAGGATTTCTGTGAGATGTCGTTTTGGATGTCTGCGATGATACTTCTAAGAAATTAGGTACATTGCGCCTTGTGTATTTCTTGAGTAAGTTAGTATTGCGTTTCGGGTGT
This sequence is a window from Mytilus edulis chromosome 1, xbMytEdul2.2, whole genome shotgun sequence. Protein-coding genes within it:
- the LOC139520437 gene encoding eukaryotic translation elongation factor 1 epsilon-1-like, with amino-acid sequence MNDLKSLATYLNVPVAKLSLDQKEKILVWKEKDGKTLRGLISIAKYLSRNSSHHKQFSGESIEERAAIDQWLEYRLNNIDRAHQEKDTNAFIKDINTYLEDKVYFVGHQLSLADFLLYYGLHNLFRDLTFYEKQKYMHLSRWFDNVQHAENVRQTQTLIPFQKNILYTGSAH